One Purpureocillium takamizusanense chromosome 1, complete sequence genomic window carries:
- the PUT2 gene encoding L-glutamate gamma-semialdehyde dehydrogenase (EggNog:ENOG503NWNB~COG:E) produces the protein MKSVMFSRASAQGLRCAGTRAPAQRMSMGTLATWRTPKVANEPNHHYAKGSAQRQGLTAAIEQLQQKLPLEVPVVVGGKEIKTSSLSHQLNPSDHATKVANYHTATPADVNKAIDAALAAKPAWEALPFADRAAVFLKAADLVAGKYRYDIMATTVLGQGKNAWQAEIDAAAELADFFRFNVHYAQELLNQQPEHNAAGVWNRLEYRPLEGFVYAVSPFNFTAIAGNLPGAPALMGNVVVWKPSDFAIASNYLVYQILVEAGLPKDVIQFVPGNPEEITKVALGHKEFAALHYTGSTAVFRKLYGAIGQGVAEGRYKSYPRIVGETGGKNFHLIHKSADVDNAAIHSVRGAFEFQGQKCSATSRVYVPKSLWPAFKDKLVAETKKLTVGEPWKHSNFMGPVIHAASFKKLSGAIDEANADKEMKLLAGGAYDSSKGYFVQPTIYQTTNPAHKFLSTEFFGPILTVYVYDDAAPDSFAKACELVDGTSDYGLTGSIFASDREAVRFAEEKLRNAAGNFYINCKSTGAVVGQQAFGGSRASGTDDKAGSANLLTRFVNMRAIKEEFNATTKVEYPSNEV, from the exons ATGAAGTCGGTCATGTTCTCCCGGGCCAGCGCCCAGGGCCTGCGGTGCGCCGGcacccgcgcgcccgcccagcgcATGAGCATGGGCACCCTCGCCACCTGGAGGACGCCCAAGGTGGCCAACGAGCCCAAC CATCACTACGCCAAGGgcagcgcccagcgccagggcctcacggccgccatcgagcagctccagcagaAGCTGCCCCTCGAggtccccgtcgtcgtcggcggaaAGGAG ATCaagacgtcgtcgctctcccaCCAGCTCAACCCGTCGGACCACGCGACCAAGGTGGCCAACTACCAcacggccacgcccgccgacgtgaacaaggccatcgacgccgccctcgccgccaagcccGCCTGGGAGGCGCTCCCGTtcgccgaccgcgccgccgtcttcctcaaggccgccgacctcgtcgccggcaagTACCGCTACGACATCATGGCCACGACGGTGCTTGGCCAGGGCAAGAACGCGTGGCAGGCCGagatcgacgccgccgccgagctcgccgacttcTTCCGCTTCAACGTCCACTACGCCCAGGAGCTGCTCAACCAGCAGCCCGAGCacaacgccgccggcgtctggAACCGCCTCGAGTACCGCCCGCTCGAGGGCTTCGTCTACGCCGTCAGCCCCTTCAACttcaccgccatcgccggcaacCTCCCCGGCGCCCCGGCCCTGAtgggcaacgtcgtcgtctggaAGCCTAGCGACTTCGCTATCGCCTCCAACTACCTCGTCTACCAGATCTtggtcgaggccggcctgcccaAGGACGTCATCCAGTTCGTCCCCGGAAACCCCGAGGAGATCACAaaggtcgccctcggccacaAGGAGTTCGCCGCGCTGCACTACAccggcagcaccgccgtctTCCGCAAGCTgtacggcgccatcggccagggcgtggCCGAGGGCCGCTACAAGTCGTACCCTCGCATCGTTGGCGAGACTGGCGGCAAGAACTTTCACCTGATTCACAAGTCGGCCGACGTGGAcaacgccgccatccacaGCGTCCGTGGCGCCTTTGAGTTCCAGGGCCAGAAGTGCAGCGCCACCTCGCGCGTCTACGTTCCCAAGTCGCTCTGGCCGGCGTTCAaggacaagctcgtcgccgagacTAAGAAGCtcaccgtcggcgagccCTGGAAGCACTCCAACTTCATGGGCCCCGTGATTCACGCCGCGTCCTTTAAGAAGCTGTCGggcgccatcgacgaggccaacgccgacaaggagatgaagctgctggccggcggcgcctacgACTCGTCCAAGGGCTACTTTGTGCAGCCCACCATCTACCAGACCACCAACCCGGCCCACAAGTTCCTGTCGACCGAGTTCTTCGGCCCTATCCTGACCGTCTACGTCTatgacgacgcggcgccggACAGCTTCGCCAAGGCGTgcgagctggtcgacggcACATCCGACTACGGGCTGACGGGATCCATCTTCGCCTCGGaccgcgaggccgtccgcttcgccgaggagaagctgcgcaacgccgccggcaacTTCTACATCAACTGCAAGAgcaccggcgccgtcgtcggccagcaggccTTTGGCGGCTCGCGGGCCAGCGGCACTGACGACAAGGCTGGCAGCGCCAACCTGCTGACGCGGTTCGTCAACATGCGCGCCATCAAGGAGGAGTTCAATGCGACCACCAAGGTTGAGTACCCGAGCAACGAGGTTTAG
- a CDS encoding uncharacterized protein (COG:S~EggNog:ENOG503P7EM), with protein sequence MLPSLSRGLRCPCHHHHHPFTPHALFVCILPSSNTVCVNAYKPTTIACCPRCHTGLWNHYADAGPCLAYLRVGTLDRPDHIDPDVHIFTRTRRRFVALADGKPQFEGYYPDRNPFYRPDVLARVAALEGRQAAYKAQLMAALST encoded by the exons ATGCTACCTTCGTTGTCACGGGGCCTCCGCTGCCcgtgccaccaccaccaccacccattCACGCCGCACGCCCTTTTCGTCTGCATCCTCCCCTCTTCTAACACCGTCTGCGTGAATGCGTACAAGCCCACC ACCAtcgcctgctgcccgcgctgCCACACGGGCCTCTGGAACCActacgccgacgccggccccTGCCTCGCCTACCTCCGCGTCGGCACCCTCGACCGCCCCGACCACATCGACCCCGACGTGCACATCTTCAcgcgcacccgccgccgcttcgtcgccctcgccgacgggaAGCCCCAGTTCGAGGGTTACTACCCGGACCGCAACCCCTTCTACCGCCCCGATGTGcttgcccgcgtcgccgccctcgaggggAGGCAGGCCGCCTACAAGGCCCAGCTCATGGCCGCACTGAGTACATGA
- a CDS encoding uncharacterized protein (COG:S~EggNog:ENOG503Q4NB) yields MAAPAVERSRSQSSPDIFGLPLFDADSPASAPATSHGSLAMDWKGWGDLPAFEVPSFNTDFHLDTTVFTNSKVSQSASDAEPQPTPRAGPVVSQPASRAAPKDQTKEQATTKQPPKPAALSRSKTGSLIHRPRSWLSSSSKSSRKSAKEDRQSDQLTTKTDPVPPKPTPSEATPQPRPQLRGLPSSSTFASFSKWSWTASSRSPSPKHAPEQPQPPTKPAATPTAPTKVATVLPERLQLITDTGLKHLEVSEPLKPPAPKQAARTNNSYLAKIKQKPPLLMNKPPEPLGYNHSCASSSTTLGGNRASNSDKSSVSQSTCSDGNTNTPITDDSSNDMTPHLRDPLWSSFKTLEVEIKGHGAKNVAQRVGQVKSMLLPFLRSTMDHNSTKGLSLEDVDRRATVLNKWWVSILELLDDRGQNPVPGVDRPILLEAATLLMMRSEWRLATSSFMPLAERSPSERVRSRSWTNASGSTEDSQQSAMLAESAEHNVRTMFVTNLVKQMGYVVDRMSMRHAPLSLVNFSGKACAYAFFFAPGVADILVRLWGLTPELIRRTADELGLPRKDTGESGDITALFPPKLGTFGWRSARTTWNTLKQIPRMSLLVARIAWTGPWVSRWKGRDTDLFFIFCKYFHVLSNQFIPPGLPLVEKARSPAFVLVHSQLLSILDNTVHRQTAIEHAYGPPLIDQVNGADATALAMPLPPTNLMKGMSENRLVILLRDVLTDDAPELGDARNTFAETFAALMKGATCRTSQFDSAACFTLCDFLEEALMIFHEAESRGVSARYVDWGFWLDVCKRIMDSLNTMSEVRMLSFLFTVWDAITKDPRRKATLCLDWLLTEDTFNTFFNNWCPMVRAYYHRLLCWRICRDDGNASETDLKIMSAVAARLKTVWSHYLYLKRTAEESGRVPLSTVPMCPALGKKFMIIRQEAGPPQAGLFMGFDTFARTNSNESSSWAGFPDMGLGRGDSKKRWSLLGKVLSMTAGNGMDPTSPSDTSTRSSLLENQPLGARRNSVETPGRSAGPTPSGARVQAPTSEPDTESPSDAEEQKYVFRFILGWMQHHNVGRDLTRPKLPAPAQAHINARARNSSAPSPTPTTLARVRRVSDTRPVRPTQRDRRSSVNASVEEWLRGTPAAVAAPTTKSGWSGPSSASSERRRSLAGEWSPATSDLLDLQDSPREPLTKAVKPVGIYARNAIYSGRALAEWSQVVNECNSFIDRRKEEGVGRLADVEVPQLGVEGFRKAG; encoded by the exons atggctgcgccAGCCGTCGAACGCTCGCGATCTCAGTCGAGCCCCGACATTTTTGGATTGCCATTATTTGACGCCGACTCTCCTGCAAGTGCCCCGGCGACCTCTCATGGCTCCCTCGCCATGGACTGGAAGGGCTGGGGTGACTTGCCAGCGTTTGAGGTGCCCTCGTTCAACACCGATTTCCATCTGGATACCACAGTCTTCACCAATAGCAAGGTGAGCCAATCTGCGTCGGATGCTGAGCCACAACCAACGCCTCGGGCCGGGCCAGTGGTGTCACAGCCGGCATCAAGAGCAGCGCCTAAGGACCAGACCAAAGAGCAGGCCACCACAAAGCAACCGCCGAAGCCCGCCGCTTTGTCACGATCCAAGACTGGCTCGCTGATTCACCGACCGCGCTCATGGCTTTCGTCTAGTTCcaagtcgtcgaggaagtcAGCAAAAGAAGACCGCCAGAGCGACCAGCTCACGACCAAAACCGACCCTGTGCCACCCAAGCCGACGCCATCCGAGGCAACGCCACAACCGCGACCGCAGCTGCGCGGGCTTCCTAGTTCCTCAACGTTTGCCAGCTTTTCGAAGTGGTCATGGACAGCTTCGTCCCGCTCGCCATCTCCCAAGCATGCACCTGAGCAGCCTCAGCCTCCAACCAAGCCAGCAGCGACACCTACCGCCCCCACCAAGGTGGCCACGGTATTGCCAGAGCGCCTTCAACTCATCACGGACACCGGGCTCAAGCACCTCGAGGTGTCTGAACCTTTGAAACCACCTGCGCCAAAACAGGCCGCCCGGACCAACAACTCATACTTGGCAAAGATCAAACAGAAGCCTCCGCTGCTCATGAACAAGCCACCCGAGCCTCTGGGCTACAACCACAGTTGCGCGTCTTCGTCAACCACGCTTGGAGGGAACCGTGCGTCAAACAGCGACAAGTCGAGTGTTTCACAGTCAACCTGCAGCGACGGAAACACCAACACTCCCATCACTGACGACTCGTCAAACGACATGACGCCCCATCTACGAGACCCGCTATGGTCCTCATTCAAGACGCTCGAGGTGGAGATCAagggccacggcgccaagAATGTCGCGCAGCGTGTTGGCCAGGTGAAGAGCATGCTTTTGCCGTTTTTGCGCAGTACCATGGATCACAACTCGACCAAAGGGCTGAGCCTGGAGGACGTGGACCGGCGGGCGACTGTGCTGAACAAGTGGTGGGTCTCAATCCTGGAGTTGCTCGACGACAGGGGACAAAATCCCGTTCCAGGCGTGGATCGTCCGATCCTTCTCGAAGCTGCGACCCTTCTCATGATGAGGTCCGAGTGGCGGCTGGCGACATCCAGCTTCATGCCCCTCGCTGAGCGATCGCCCTCTGAACGCGTCCGATCGCGGTCCTGGACAAACGCTTCTGGATCGACCGAAGACTCGCAGCAGTCGGCTATGTTGGCCGAATCGGCCGAACACAATGTCCGAACAATGTTTGTGACAAACCTCGTGAAGCAAATGGGCTATGTTGTGGACAGGATGTCGATGCGCCATGCGCCGCTAAGCTTGGTCAACTTCTCAGGCAAGGCGTGCGCTTATGCCTTCTTTTTCGCTCCCGGTGTGGCCGACATTCTGGTCCGGCTCTGGGGACTCACGCCGGAACTCATTCGAAGGACAGCGGATGAGCTCGGGCTGCCTCGGAAGGACACTGGCGAGAGTGGGGACATCACAGCGCTCTTCCCTCCGAAGCTGGGCACCTTTGGTTGGCGATCAGCCAGAACGACTTGGAACACACTCAAGCAGATACCAAGGATGTCTCTGCTCGTGGCCAGGATCGCCTGGACCGGACCGTGGGTATCGAGATGGAAGGGCCGAGACACCGacctcttcttcatcttTTGCAAATATTTTCACGTCTTGTCTAATCAGTTCATACCGCCTGGACTGCCACTGGTGGAAAAGGCGCGGTCGCCGGCGTTCGTCTTGGTGCACTCGCAGCTGCTCTCGATCCTCGATAACACGGTCCACCGTCAAACAGCAATCGAACACGCCTATGGCCCGCCTTTGATTGACCAAGTGAACGGAGCGGACGCAACGGCTCTCGCCATGCCGTTGCCACCAACCAATCTCATGAAGGGCATGTCGGAGAACCGGCTGGTGATTCTACTCCGAGACGTGCTCACCGACGATGCGCCCGAGTTGGGTGATGCGCGAAACACCTTTGCGGAGACGTTTGCCGCGCTTATGAAGGGTGCGACCTGTCGAACGTCGCAGTTTGATAGTGCGGCTTGCTTCACTCTGTGCGACTTCCTGGAAGAGGCCCTCATGATTTTCCACGAGGCCGAGTCCCGTGGTGTGTCTGCACGCTATGTCGACTGGGGTTTTTGGCTTGACGTGTGCAAGCGCATCATGGATTCCCTGAACACGATGTCCGAGGTTCGCATGCTATCTTTCTTGTTTACGGTATGGGACGCAATAACCAAGGACCCACGACGGAAAGCGACGCTCTGCCTCGATTGGCTCCTCACCGAGGACACCTTCAACACATTCTTCAACAACTGGTGCCCAATGGTTCGCGCCTACTATCACCGCCTCTTGTGCTGGAGGATCTGTCGCGACGATGGCAACGCTAGCGAGACGGATCT AAAGATTATGTCTGCCGTGGCTGCCCGGCTCAAGACCGTTTGGTCGCACTACCTCTACCTTAAGCGGACTGCAGAGGAGTCTGGTCGCGTCCCACTGTCCACCGTCCCCATGTGCCCTGCTCTGGGCAAGAAGTTCATGATTATCCGCCAGGAAGCGGGCCCACCTCAGGCAGGCCTATTCATGGGGTTCGATACGTTCGCGCGCACCAACAGCAATGAATCCTCGTCTTGGGCTGGGTTCCCCGATATGGGGCTTGGCAGAGGTGACTCAAAGAAGCGCTGGTCCCTCTTGGGCAAGGTGCTTTCCATGACTGCCGGCAACGGGATGGACCCGACATCACCGTCAGATACATCGACGAGAAGTTCGCTCCTCGAAAATCAACCGCTTGGCGCGAGGCGGAACTCGGTCGAGACTCCAGGTCGGTCAGCagggccgacgccgagcggcgCGAGAGTGCAGGCACCGACGAGTGAGCCCGACACCGAGTCGCCGTCGGACGCGGAGGAGCAAAAGTACGTGTTTAGGTTTATTCTGGGATGGATGCAGCACCATAATGTGGGCCGCGACCTCACACGCCCGAAGCTCCCTGCGCCCGCGCAGGCACACATCAACGCGAGAGCTCGGAACAGCAGCGCCCCATCGCCAACACCTACAACCTTGGCACGTGTGCGTCGCGTATCTGACACTCGACCGGTCCGGCCGACGCAGAGGGATAGGAGGAGCTCCGTCAACGCATCCGTCGAAGAGTGGCTTAGGggcacgccggcggcggtggcggcgccgacgacaaagaGTGGTTGGAGCGGCCCTTCGAGTGCCAGTAGCGAGAGGCGCAGAAGCTTGGCGGGAGAGTGGtcaccggcgacgtcggACCTGCTGGACTTGCAAGACTCCCCGCGCGAGCCCCTGACCAAGGCAGTGAAGCCTGTGGGCATTTACGCCAGAAACGCCATCTACTCGGGACGTGCGCTGGCGGAGTGGTCCCAGGTAGTTAATGAGTGCAACAGTTTTATCGACCGAcgcaaggaggagggcgtcggccggctggcggACGTGGAGGTACCGCAGCTGGGTGTTGAGGGGTTCCGAAAAGCCGGCTAG
- a CDS encoding uncharacterized protein (EggNog:ENOG503NVQT) encodes MASHDDHVNLRPEPEHNPYSSSSRWRHQESAAFHKHAGSQARDPVNSGSTEPLADFLNSSRVEPRSDGAGSGNHQPITVAAGHGAQPAQGEGQQAPSEAHDGREVACGPLLNYRRMEQGRWYGSVLIVMNGGGKDVLYEPTLVLRRVDSAQQPSSAGANGLNGANGTSPERRFVAERLYSDKRNTFWAFPIDVPVESAETKYEYGIPDVRFASKYKPQVNSFFVPAASESMRIMFHSCNGFSVGTDEEAFSGAPLWNDVMRKHERVPFHVMVGGGDQIYNDGIRVNGPLRPWTDIGNPKKRRDFPFPETLRAECDDYYLKNYIRWYSSKPFASANGQIPQINIWDDHDIIDGFGSYTDHFMRCDVFRGIGGTAHKYYMLFQHHLPPPASTYTSDHLDSNGESPGPDPNQLIDTFVAQPKSDRQYIVGKKPGPYVAEHSFNMFTRLGARIALVGLDARTERTRHQVNYPETYHLIFERVRSELSAAAGSSQPIKHLILLLGIPIAYPRLTWLENVLRSPVIGPIKFLNRRFGLGGGLFNHFDGSVDLLDDLDDHYTAKTHKLERAQLIEQMQAIAAEYSVRVTILGGDVHLAALGRFYSNPKLKVPVEQDNRYMANVVSSAIVNKPPPAAVANLLAKRNKIHHLNRDTDETLLDFFDKDPGDSSKTANGNHCTMPSRNFAMLTENTPTAPGDNVDGLAPNGNSTESFLGRDGHTQMHRGEVDAGTKHKAASPETHGRGNDGGLDICINVEIDQHDPEGKTQGYGFTVPLLRYEKRPASGRATPGSTR; translated from the exons ATGGCATCACACGACGACCATGTCAACCTCCGGCCGGAGCCTGAGCACAATCCGTACTCGTCCTCGAGTCGATGGCGCCACCAGGAGTCCGCGGCCTTCCATAAGCATGCGGGTTCCCAGGCTCGCGATCCTGTCAACAGTGGCTCGACAGAGCCCCTTGCCGACTTTTTGAACTCGTCTCGCGTGGAGCCTCgaagcgacggcgccggTAGTGGCAATCACCAACCCATCACCGTCGCTGCGGGACATGGCGCTCAGCCTGCGCAaggcgaggggcagcaggcgCCGAGCGAGGCGCACGACGGAAGGGAGGTTGCCTGCGGCCCGCTACTCAACTATCGTCGCATGGAACAAGGGCGATGGTACGGAAGCGTGCTGATCGTCATGAATGGAGGCGGCAAAGACGTTCTGTATGAACCGACGCTGGTCCTGCGACGGGTCGACAGCGCTCAGCAGCCTTCTTCCGCGGGCGCCAATGGCCTcaacggcgccaacggcaccTCTCCGGAAAGGCGCTTTGTGGCCGAACGGCTGTATTCCGACAAGCGCAACACCTTCTGGGCTTTTCCGATTGACGTGCCAGTCGAGTCTGCTGAGACCAAGTACGAGTATGGGATACCCGACGTGCGCTTTGCCAGCAAGTACAAGCCCCAGGTCAACAGCTTCTTCGTGCCGGCGGCTAGCGAGTCCATGCGAATCATGTTCCACTCGTGCAACGGCTTCAGTGtcggcaccgacgaggaggctttcagcggcgcgccgctcTGGAATGACGTGATGCGAAAGCACGAGCGGGTCCCCTTCCACGTCatggttggcggcggtgaccaGATCTACAACGATGGGATTCGGGTCAATGGTCCGCTGCGCCCGTGGACAGACATTGGAAATCCCAAGAAGCGACGCGACTTCCCGTTCCCGGAGACGCTCCGCGCCGAGTGCGACGACTACTACCTCAAGAACTACATTCGCTGGTATAGCTCTAAGCCCTTTGCCTCGGCCAATGGACAGATCCCTCAGATCAACATTTGGGATGACCATGAT ATTATCGATGGGTTCGGATCGTACACCGATCATTTCATGCGATGTGACGTGTTCCGGGGAATCGGCGGCACCGCGCACAAGTACTACATGCTGTTTCAGCACCACCTGCccccgccggcgtcgacgtacACCTCGG ATCACCTCGACTCGAACGGCGAGTCTCCGGGCCCCGACCCGAACCAGCTCATTGACACGTTTGTCGCACAGCCAAAGTCAGACAGACAGTACATCGTCGGCAAGAAGCCCGGGCCGTATGTTGCCGAGCACTCGTTCAACATGTTCACCAGGCTCGGGGCTCGTATCGCGCTCGTTGGGCTCGACGCAAGGACTGAG CGAACCCGACACCAAGTCAACTACCCGGAGACGTATCATCTCATCTTCGAGCGCGTGCGGAGTGAGCTGAGCGCTGCGGCAGGCTCGTCGCAGCCAATCAAGCACCTAatcctgctcctcggcatcCCCATTGCGTACCCG CGCCTGACGTGGCTCGAGAACGTCCTACGCAGCCCTGTCATTGGACCCATCAAGTTTCTGAATCGCCGTTTTGGCCTCGGCGGAGGCCTCTTCAACCATTTTGATGGCAGCGTGGACCTCCTGGACGACTTGGACGACCATTACACGGCCAAGACGCACAAGCTTGAGCGTGCTCAGCTGATCGAGCAGATGCAGGCCATAGCCGCCGAGTACTCTGTCCGCGTGACGATTCTCGGAGGCGACGTGCATTTGGCCGCCCTGGGCCGTTTCTACTCAAATCCGAAGCTCAAGGTCCCGGTCGAGCAGGACAACCGCTACATGGCCAATGTCGTGTCGTCGGCTATCGTCAACAAGCCGCCCCCTGCGGCGGTCGCAAATCTTTTGGCCAAGAGGAATAAGATTCACCACTTGAACCGTGACACGGACGAGACGCTGCTCGACTTCTTCGACAAGGACCCTGGCGACTCGTCCAAGACGGCCAACGGCAACCATTGCACGATGCCCAGCCGCAATTTTGCCATGCTGACGGAGAACACGCCAACGGCACCGGGAGACAatgtcgacgggctggcgcCGAATGGGAACTCTACCGAGTCGTTCCTGGGGAGGGACGGACACACTCAGATGCACCGCGGAGAGGTGGATGCTGGCACGAAGCACAAGGCTGCGAGCCCAGAGACGCACGGGCGCGGCAACGATGGCGGTCTAGACATCTGCATCAATGTCGAGATCGACCAACATGACCCCGAGGGCAAGACTCAGGGGTACGGATTCACTGTGCCCTTGCTGCGGTATGAGAAACGACCAGCGTCCGGGCGAGCGACTCCAGGGTCGACGCGTTGA